A window from Diachasmimorpha longicaudata isolate KC_UGA_2023 chromosome 5, iyDiaLong2, whole genome shotgun sequence encodes these proteins:
- the LOC135163006 gene encoding bromodomain adjacent to zinc finger domain protein 2B isoform X16, giving the protein MEKENSASGGGGGGDTTATTATPGSVASSVSDKLQADQANPLLDPSALFGAYWPRGDSAASSLFGGMPGGYGLGAHHLPSAYAMLGRGGAAPGFGGHTPASAPPPPPPPYSHASLGTLSVAASQAASLGINSASAAWWTMASHLAAQDYLARLQGAGLPGFPPGAESLLPPYPASLLNPPSLSSSSHKSSKSKSSKSHKPAATSSSSSTTNNNNSTTPSTHTSSLSVSQASVTTSHHNTTPTTSCNTTTTQANVVSSPPAKEGSSDFSDPSSILGGVRLPPDTEIIKYTSSIVGPKVPGTTNRGRKKTISLDSPSVSVHPPSVQALSAHQTTPTTSSLVMEPRKFNRTPVSESSEYRDSVDRVEVIKLPAHSTNGSVLTAPPLYTMSNTSSNSNEADAPLNLSLKPASTSSSSPISGSQPLSQLSNLSQSLLASDRTSRRKPGPKPRRVPQNSVTVPASPSPSLAQLFTAADSPQRPSSGSEESETTPIHQKDGRPRNLGRGVSKPKKNTVASLLAQSRALGIKPTPTLDPNVPLSHQVSLLRSNILAAQLHASATGQIDEKGQRSLQEKMKNKLLEVSGEESNMDVTSESGSNTDVVTDTDDDNADGMPSAKRRKLNPSEKDLQVPLERGWKRETVIKGLGKTGVIKGDVTYYSPCGKTFRNNQDLFKFLEIQNPAELTTANFSFSSKPLVGEFLQPTMGLAEAEFVRLGAQEVARRLEELRAAGGFRDVRPTSQYERDKLAYAKKLAKEEAQRHKEQARLIKEQEKTERQEAVRREREIRNQQLLEARKKRQEEVEKIRMEEQQRKQQERELKRQQAVMLKEQMYMQELSKQREMLYTVELERERRRQHMGLIRSLENRRRMEEREKKRLEARAERLATKEKRAEQRKLEMELVEQIRKPVEDMELTDHKPLPPIKRIPRLKLSGEAFAEIVMVFEFLHNFGETLGFDMESLPSLKSLQLALLNDEEAEEEMLSVMTHLLVCAIEDPGIPQPARHTTGLGQSLRQADITHANISEVLRIYLYANATGEVKALTGVCLERERDKKFADHHQNGGDYPSTPSGKNAQFYEHLHNNETWKMSERLRDKPFLALNPTHKAQMLGFLCNELLQNKAVIRQIEGSLETVAQLKKERFVLDTKIRKLRQLHSRKVRMEAVGVIINKTGDTITIEKKEADEETNTSSTNNNPTIDTTPTPEEIHHEDEVEDMSENESEGTQPEEEEDKNLSAEELGKKLDKLLKQSEEQLQKLNGSSKQLRAHVFGQDRYWRRYWELPCAGGIFVEAMESAEPEVLELQAQLDEKWKGKIVEEKVEGVKGESNDDKKDHGESPSNDESEERVPLSRTVEIDPEANETPVKKEVNEALKTDDNLTSDAKTNVTSEEIKQETEMEVDPKIEKCEEKSETVNGDKCNHLHSLPNGKDINGGVGEVDMPWFSILPRETCDTSGPSSKQIFGIAEGAELRIPIFPPPASPGYERCDSPAPLILTQDEAAQLEYLKIHGLPPPGDAKPVPEDLRYGWWRIADVDTFQELLEHLHSRGVREKELKRTTWATMESFLAVTGKIHVDPGNTSATDLGGGEEEEDDDEEDEVPRPDNPRDWSEAVALRVDAQLLEQVEALEDKVANASMQVKGWKLPPRAGSEEADEIEKFNEMEKINAVEQARQRLLSLEAAIERRYLKPPLGVCTGDPNLAALKAEQAAAAANANSNSSDGGSAPPPPEETTPRGLNNWREATARAHTSAQLAMALYMLEASIAWDKSIMKANCQFCHSGDNEDKLLLCDGCDRGYHTYCFRPKMENIPDGDWYCHECMNKATGERNCLVCGKRAGKNLVLCELCPRAYHTDCHNPVMPKMPRGKWYCSNCHSKQPKKRNSTRRSHNKSGGNTRDSESSDHPPASPTPSTASNTHGDDTNTSEPPTPTASPRKEPNARNLTKKQQRELAPCKLLLEQLEQQDEAWPFLLPVNTKQFPTYKKIIKTPMDLSTIKKKLQDTVYKSRDEFCADVRQMFINCEVFNEDDSPVGKAGHGMRSFFENRWTEITGAPPPHPQTHS; this is encoded by the exons ATGGAGAAGGAGAACTCCGCGTCGGGCGGAGGTGGGGGTGGAGATACAACAGCAACAACGGCAACACCGGGCTCGGTAGCCAGCTCCGTCTCTGATAAATTACAAGCGGATCAAGCTAACCCGCTCCTTGATCCCAGTGCGCTATTCGGtg CTTATTGGCCACGTGGCGATAGTGCAGCATCTTCACTGTTTGGTGGTATGCCTGGTGGTTATGGACTCGGTGCACATCATCTGCCCTCGGCCTATGCAATGCTGGGACGTGGTGGTGCAGCACCTGGTTTTGGTGGTCACACACCCGCATcagcaccaccaccaccgccaCCACCGTATTCACACGCGAGTCTTGGAACACTCAGTGTTGCTGCCAGTCAAGCAGCCAGTTTAG GTATAAATTCAGCAAGTGCAGCATGGTGGACAATGGCGTCCCACTTAGCAGCTCAGGATTATCTAGCCAGGTTACAAGGTGCTGGCTTACCTGGTTTTCCCCCAGGTGCTGAGAGCCTACTACCCCCGTATCCAGCATCACTGCTAAATCCACCGTCGCTATCGTCGTCGTCCCACAAGTCCAGTAAGT CTAAGTCAAGTAAGAGTCATAAACCAGCAGCGACCAGCAGTAGCAGCAGTACTACGAATAACAATAATTCCACGACACCGAGTACTCACACTAGTAGTTTGTCTGTAAGTCAAGCATCTGTAACAACGAGCCATCACAATACAACACCAACTACGAGTTGCAATACGACGACTACCCAGGCCAATGTTGTTAG TAGTCCTCCAGCGAAGGAAGGAAG TTCTGATTTTAGTGATCCGAGCAGTATCCTGGGGGGCGTGAGACTTCCACCGGACACTGAAATCATAAAGTACACATCGAGTATTGTTGGACCAAAGGTTCCAGGTACGACGAATCGCGGTAGGAAAAAGACAATATCATTAGATTCACCGAGTGTAAGTGTTCATCCACCTTCAGTGCAGGCACTCAGTGCTCATCAGACTACCCCAACTACCTCATCCCTGGTcatggagccgagaaaattcaaTCGTACACCAGTG AGTGAATCGAGTGAATACAGGGACTCCGTGGATCGTGTGGAAGTGATAAAACTACCGGCCCATTCAACCAACGGTTCAGTATTAACGGCTCCTCCATTGTACACCATGAGCAACACCAGCAGCAACTCCAACGAGGCTGACGCACCCCTGAATCTGTCATTGAAGCCAGCATCAACGAGCAGCAGTTCACCGATATCAGGCAGTCAACCTCTCAGTCAACTAAGCAATCTCAGTCAATCACTGTTGGCGTCCGATCGTACCT CCCGACGGAAACCAGGCCCCAAACCACGACGGGTTCCACAAAACTCGGTAACAGTGCCAGCATCGCCGAGCCCCTCGCTCGCTCAGCTGTTCACTGCCGCTGATTCCCCACAACGTCCCAGCAGCGGAAGTGAGGAGAGTGAAACAACTCCGATACACCAGAAAGACGGTAGACCAAGAAATTTGGGACGCGGTGTATCGAAACCCAAGAAAAATACAGTGGCATCGTTATTGGCTCAGAGTCGTGCTCTGGGGATAAAACCCACCCCAACACTGGATCCAAATGTACCATTGTCCCATCAAGTATCGTTACTTAGATCTAATATACTTGCTGCGCAATTACATGCGTCAGCAACCGGTCAAATTGATGAGAAGGGTCAA CGTTCCTtgcaggaaaaaatgaagaacaaaTTGCTTGAGGTTTCCGGTGAGGAAAGTAACATGGACGTGACAAGTGAGAGTGGTAGTAATACGGATGTTGTCACTGATACCGATGATGATAATGCGGATGGCATGCCGAGTGCTAAAAGACGAAAATTGAATCCCAGTGAGAAGGATCTACAGGTACCTCTGGAAAGGGGTTGGAAGAGGGAGACGGTTATCAAGGGGTTGGGGAAAACTGGGGTCATTAAGGGAGATGTTACTTACTACAGCCCTTGTGGAAAGACCTTCAGAAATAATCAGGACTTATTCAAG TTTTTGGAGATTCAAAACCCAGCAGAACTGACAACCGCCAACTTCTCGTTTTCATCGAAACCTCTCGTTGGGGAATTCCTCCAGCCAACAATGGGTTTGGCCGAGGCTGAATTCGTGAGACTGGGAGCTCAGGAAGTAGCCCGAAGGCTGGAGGAACTCAGAGCGGCGGGGGGATTTCGAGATGTGAGGCCAACAAGTCAATATGAGAGAGACAAGTTGGCATATGCTAAGAAACTGGCGAAGGAGGAGGCACAGAGACACAAAGAGCAAGCTAG ATTGATAAAGGAACAGGAAAAGACTGAGAGGCAGGAAGCTGTGCGACGAGAACGCGAGATTAGGAATCAGCAGCTCCTGGAG gcgagaaaaaaaaggcaGGAGGAAGTTGAGAAAATTCGGATGGAGGAGCAACAACGAAAACAACAG GAACGCGAACTGAAACGTCAACAGGCAGTGATGCTGAAAGAACAG ATGTACATGCAGGAGCTCAGCAAGCAGCGCGAGATGCTCTACACCGTCGAGTTG GAGCGTGAGAGGAGACGGCAGCATATGGGGCTGATACGATCCTTGGAGAATCGTCGGCGGATggaggaacgtgagaaaaaacGTCTGGAGGCACGCGCCGAAAGGCTTGCCACCAAGGAGAAGCGCGCTGAACAGAGAAAACTCGAGATGGAACTGGTGGAGCAGATCAGGAAGCCGGTGGAGGACATGGAACTGACAG ATCATAAACCCCTACCCCCGATAAAACGCATTCCCCGGCTGAAGCTCTCTGGGGAAGCCTTTGCAGAAATAGTAATGgtctttgaatttcttcacaacTTCGGGGAAACCCTGGGCTTCGACATGGAGTCTCTGCCCTCCCTAAAGAGTCTTCAGCTAGCCCTCCTGAATGATGAGGAGGCCGAGGAAGAGATGCTCTCTGTGATGACGCACCTGCTGGTCTGTGCGATAGAGGACCCGGGTATTCCCCAGCCAGCGCGTCACACGACAGGCCTCGGCCAGTCCCTCCGTCAAGCCGACATCACCCATGCCAACATCAGCGAGGTCCTTAGGATCTACCTCTATGCCAATGCAACAGGTGAAGTTAAAGCCCTGACAGGCGTTTGTTTGGAACGCGaacgagataaaaaattcGCTGATCACCATCAAAACGGGGGGGACTATCCCTCCACTCCATCAGGAAAGAATGCCCAATTTTACGAGCACCTGCACAACAACGAAACCTGGAAGATGTCGGAGAGATTGCGAGACAAGCCCTTCCTGGCGCTTAATCCAACGCACAAAGCTCAAATGCTGGGTTTTCTCTGCAATGAATTGCTTCAAAATAAAGCTGTGATACGTCAAATTGAGGGGAGCCTGGAGACAGTGGCCCAGCTGAAGAAGGAGCGTTTTGTCCTTGACACGAAAATCCGAAAGCTGCGACAGTTGCATAGTAGAAAGGTCCGGATGGAAGCTGTTGGAGTGATCATCAACAAAACAGGTGATACGATAACAATTGAGAAGAAAGAGGCCGATGAAGAGACAAACACATCAAGTACGAATAATAATCCTACGATAGATACAACCCCAACTCCAGAAGAGATTCACCACGAGGACGAGGTGGAAGACATGTCTGAGAATGAATCAGAAGGTACACAGccagaggaggaggaggacaaGAATCTTTCAGCTGAGGAGCTTGGAAAAAAACTTGATAAACTTCTGAAACAGTCTGAGGAGCAATTGCAGAAGCTCAATGGCTCCTCAAAGCAGCTTCGAGCCCACGTTTTCGGGCAAGACAGGTATTGGAGGAGATACTGGGAGCTCCCTTGCGCTGGGGGCATTTTCGTGGAGGCGATGGAGAGTGCGGAGCCAGAGGTGTTGGAGTTGCAGGCTCAACTCGATGAGAAGTGGAAGGGAAAAATAGTCGAGGAGAAGGTTGAGGGGGTGAAGGGTGAAAGTAATGATGATAAAAAGGATCATGGGGAGTCCCCCAGCAACGATGAATCAGAGGAAAGAGTTCCGTTGTCCAGGACTGTTGAGATCGATCCTGAGGCTAATGAGACTCCTGTAAAGAAGGAGGTGAATGAGGCTCTGAAAACTGATGACAACCTAACGAGTGATGCCAAGACTAATGTCACTTCGGAGGAGATAAAGCAGGAGACTGAGATGGAAGTTGACCCTAAAATTGAAAAGTGCGAGGAGAAAAGTGAGACTGTCAATGGTGATAAGTGTAATCATCTTCACAGTCTGCCCAATGGGAAGGATATTAATGGGGGTGTTGGTGAGGTAGATATGCCCTGGTTCTCCATACTGCCTAGGGAGACTTGTGACACATCGGGACCGAGCAGTAAACAGATATTTGGAATAGCTGAGGGCGCTGAGTTGCGGATTCCAATTTTCCCACCGCCAGCTAGTCCAGGTTACGAGCGTTGTGACAGTCCAGCGCCTCTGATTTTAACACAGGACGAGGCAGCGCAGCTGGAATATCTGAAGATTCATGGGCTGCCACCACCAGGCGATGCTAAACCTGTTCCTGAGGATTTGAGGTACGGCTGGTGGAGGATCGCTGATGTTGACACCTTCCAAGAGCTTCTGGAGCACCTGCATTCGCGAGGAGTGAGGGAGAAGGAGCTGAAGAGGACGACTTGGGCCACTATGGAGTCCTTCCTCGCTGTTACTGGGAAGATCCATGTGGATCCTGGGAATACTTCGGCGACTGATCTGGGAGgcggggaggaggaggaggacgaCGACGAGGAGGACGAGGTACCCAGACCGGATAATCCGAGAGATTGGAGTGAGGCTGTGGCTCTCAGAGTCGATGCGCAACTATTGGAGCAGGTGGAGGCACTCGAGGACAAGGTGGCTAATGCCAGCATGCAGGTGAAGGGGTGGAAACTACCGCCCAGGGCGGGGAGTGAAGAGGCGGATGAAATTGAGAAGTTCAATGAGATGGAGAAAATCAATGCTGTGGAGCAGGCTAGGCAGAGATTGCTCTCGTTGGAGGCCGCTATCGAGAGGAGATATTTGAAACCACCACTGGGGGTCTG cACTGGCGACCCAAACTTGGCAGCTCTCAAAGCAGAACAAGCAGCTGCAGCAGCAAACGCAAATTCGAACTCGTCAGACGGTGGATCAGCCCCACCTCCACCCGAGGAAACAACACCACGTGGTTTGAACAATTGGCGTGAAGCAACAGCGCGTGCACACACATCAGCACAACTGGCAATGGCCCTCTACATGCTCGAGGCTAGCATCGCTTGGGACAAGAGCATCATGAAGGCT AATTGCCAGTTTTGCCACAGTGGTGACAATGAAGACAAATTGCTCTTGTGCGATGGTTGTGATCGTGGATATCATACTTATTGCTTCCGTCCAAAAATGGAGAACATTCCTGATGGTGATtg GTATTGTCACGAATGTATGAATAAAGCGACCGGTGAGAGAAACTGTCTGGTGTGTGGTAAAAGGGCTGGCAAGAATCTGGTGCTCTGTGAGTTGTGCCCTCGAGCTTATCACACCGATTGCCATAACCCCGTGATGCCTAAG ATGCCAAGAGGCAAATGGTATTGCTCCAACTGTCACAGTAAACAGCCAAAGAAACGTAACAGTACAAGAAGGAGTCACAATAAAAGTGGAGGCAACACCAGAGACAGTGAAAGTTCCGATCATCCGCCCGCTAG TCCAACGCCTTCAACGGCATCAAATACCCATGGTGATGATACTAATACCTCGGAACCACCAACACCAACGGCATCACCACGTAAAGAGCCTAATGCCAGGAATTTAACAAAGAAACAACAACGTGAATTAGCACCTTGTAAATTACTGCTTGAACAGTTGGAGCAACAGGATGAAGCATGGCCTTTTCTGCTGCCAGTTAATACTAAACAATTTCCgacttataaaaaaattattaaaacacCGATGGACCTCAGTactataaagaaaaaactgcAAGATACTGT ATATAAATCACGTGATGAATTTTGCGCTGACGTACGTCAAATGTTCATAAATTGTGAGGTATTTAATGAGGATGACAGTCCAGTTGGCAAAGCCGGCCACGGTATGCGAAGTTTCTTTGAAAATCGTTGGACCGAAATAACGGGTGCACCACCGCCTCATCCACAAACCCATAGCTGA